A genomic segment from Gemmatimonadaceae bacterium encodes:
- a CDS encoding LON peptidase substrate-binding domain-containing protein yields MNFDLPLFPLPLVLFPGMALPLHVFEPRYRQLLADCVDSDGRFGIARLPDGIAEAEIPPGTIGCVAEIVNKETLPDGRSNILVRGTDRFALVSFVISSHPYHVCTAAPIEDEFEIGAELDALAERVRDLFRRVGRAARTLADDPDPLPELPDEAAILSFAIASMIDIGLDARQEILSSRSPLERLGHLDRVLTDALGTLVSRAQVHTLAKTNGHATHLEQ; encoded by the coding sequence GTGAACTTCGACCTTCCCCTTTTCCCCCTGCCTCTGGTTCTTTTTCCGGGGATGGCCTTGCCGCTCCATGTCTTCGAGCCGCGGTATCGCCAGCTCCTGGCTGACTGCGTCGACAGTGATGGGCGTTTCGGCATCGCCCGCCTTCCCGACGGAATTGCGGAAGCCGAGATCCCACCGGGCACCATCGGCTGCGTCGCCGAGATCGTGAACAAGGAAACGTTGCCTGACGGACGGTCGAACATTCTCGTCCGGGGCACCGATCGGTTCGCGCTCGTGTCATTCGTTATCTCGTCGCATCCGTACCACGTCTGCACCGCAGCTCCAATCGAGGATGAGTTCGAGATTGGCGCGGAGCTCGACGCGCTGGCCGAGCGCGTGCGCGACTTGTTCCGGCGTGTCGGGCGCGCAGCGCGCACCCTCGCGGACGATCCCGATCCGCTTCCCGAGCTGCCTGACGAGGCAGCAATCCTCTCGTTCGCCATTGCGTCAATGATCGACATTGGCCTGGACGCCCGGCAGGAGATTCTGTCGTCACGTTCGCCGCTCGAGCGCCTCGGCCATCTCGATCGCGTCCTCACCGACGCGTTAGGCACGCTCGTGAGCCGCGCACAGGTGCACACGCTCGCCAAAACGAATGGCCACGCCACCCACCTGGAGCAATGA
- a CDS encoding diacylglycerol kinase family protein, translated as MSGSRILAFVNREAGTADDACDALDKSGAFQVERIAPTELGARVRQAVETGARRVLVAGGDGSIATAADALRGRACELAILPGGTLNHLAHDLGLPTDLDDAVRVAVGTTTRSIDVGEVNGRVFLNTSSVGAYVTYVRTRERLEHRLGYWLASVAAAFRILFRLRTFRVTLEVNGVQREYITPLVFVGVGERELRLPSLGARIRGGRAGLHVMVVQSRTGGRMLALAFAAAARGLQSASRTPAMQSFLVDHVRIEAKKGVLAWNVGIDGEIVRVSPPLELRLARRALTVVVKTTEEA; from the coding sequence GTGAGCGGGAGCCGGATACTCGCCTTCGTCAATCGCGAGGCCGGTACGGCCGACGATGCGTGCGACGCTCTCGACAAATCGGGCGCATTCCAGGTGGAGCGTATCGCGCCAACCGAGCTCGGAGCGCGAGTACGACAGGCCGTCGAGACTGGCGCGCGCCGCGTGCTCGTCGCCGGTGGCGACGGCTCGATCGCAACAGCCGCCGATGCGCTACGCGGAAGGGCATGTGAGCTCGCCATCCTGCCCGGTGGGACGCTCAATCATCTCGCGCATGACCTCGGCCTCCCAACCGACCTCGATGATGCCGTGCGCGTCGCTGTCGGAACGACGACGCGCAGCATCGACGTCGGAGAGGTGAATGGTCGCGTCTTTCTCAACACGAGCTCCGTGGGTGCCTACGTCACGTACGTGCGAACGCGCGAGCGTCTCGAGCACCGCCTCGGTTACTGGCTCGCCTCCGTCGCCGCCGCATTTCGGATACTGTTTCGCCTCCGCACCTTTCGCGTAACGCTCGAGGTGAATGGAGTGCAACGCGAGTACATCACGCCGCTCGTATTCGTGGGCGTCGGCGAACGAGAGCTCCGTCTCCCGAGCCTCGGCGCGCGCATACGCGGCGGACGCGCTGGCCTGCACGTGATGGTCGTGCAATCCCGCACCGGTGGACGCATGCTCGCGCTCGCCTTTGCCGCCGCGGCTCGCGGCCTCCAGTCCGCCTCACGAACGCCGGCAATGCAGAGCTTCCTCGTCGACCACGTTCGCATCGAAGCGAAGAAGGGCGTGCTCGCATGGAACGTCGGCATCGACGGCGAGATCGTGCGTGTGTCACCGCCACTCGAATTGCGACTCGCTCGGCGAGCTTTGACTGTTGTCGTGAAGACAACTGAAGAAGCCTAG
- a CDS encoding RNA polymerase sigma factor RpoD/SigA, whose translation MEQVTETRSTRGYFRSSPSTAFDQYLQDIQKLPLIDDPEEERRLARRAQRGDEKAAERLVTANLRFVISYVKKYQGHGLDLSELVAIGNEGLLKAVRKFDPDQGVKFISYAVWWVRQAVLKALAEQTRSVRIPLNQNSQLIRLARAETILAQVLKRDPTEEETSRLLEETPEAVRAAKQMSATEVSLDAPIDRSDREASTLGERFAGVDGADIEDRCDYKLMREFIDRVFRKYLSPRERKILYLYYGLEEGSEAMTLEKIGALMGVTRERIRQIRERAFEKLRESPDGRALCGFWAA comes from the coding sequence ATGGAGCAAGTGACGGAGACCAGGTCTACCAGAGGCTACTTTCGTTCTTCGCCCTCGACCGCATTCGACCAGTACCTGCAGGATATTCAAAAGCTGCCTCTTATAGATGACCCGGAAGAGGAGCGACGGTTAGCCCGACGCGCCCAGCGAGGCGACGAAAAGGCGGCAGAGCGACTGGTCACCGCCAACCTGCGTTTTGTCATCTCCTATGTGAAAAAGTACCAAGGGCACGGACTCGATCTCTCAGAGCTCGTCGCCATTGGGAATGAGGGACTTCTCAAGGCGGTGCGGAAGTTCGATCCGGACCAGGGCGTGAAGTTCATCTCTTACGCGGTTTGGTGGGTCCGACAGGCGGTTCTCAAGGCTCTCGCCGAGCAAACCAGGTCGGTCCGGATCCCACTTAACCAAAACTCGCAGCTCATTCGTCTGGCTCGCGCCGAGACCATCCTCGCTCAAGTTCTGAAGCGCGACCCCACCGAAGAAGAGACCAGCCGCCTGCTGGAAGAAACGCCCGAGGCGGTCCGCGCGGCGAAGCAGATGTCGGCAACCGAAGTTTCGCTCGACGCCCCCATCGACAGGTCTGATCGAGAAGCCTCGACCCTCGGCGAACGTTTTGCCGGCGTCGATGGCGCGGACATCGAAGACCGCTGCGACTACAAGCTCATGCGCGAGTTCATCGATCGCGTGTTCAGAAAATACCTCTCGCCCCGCGAGCGCAAGATTCTCTATCTCTACTACGGCCTCGAGGAGGGTTCCGAGGCGATGACGCTCGAGAAGATCGGCGCCCTCATGGGCGTTACTCGTGAGCGCATTCGCCAGATCAGAGAACGGGCGTTCGAGAAGCTCCGCGAATCGCCCGACGGCCGCGCCCTCTGCGGATTCTGGGCGGCGTAA
- a CDS encoding FAD-binding protein, whose amino-acid sequence MTAPSTATTSPTSVAEVRECVRDAAAQSRPLRIVGGGSWLDANRPVRADDTLVMRRVAGIVEYEPGDLTLTARAGTTLDEIMRATSVHGQWLTLDPYGDASQATIGATIATASYGPLAHHFGTPRDMTLGVEFVTGAGDIVRGGGRVVKNVAGFDLTRLVTGSWGSIGVITEVTLRLRALPGVQATLAIDIGGGGDEIERVRSGLHRMPFVPLAAELLDGALARRLIIGNGPAVLLVRLGGNDDAVGAQCEQLRNVGDAHDVDPTVWQNLRSAEPARAAALRLSRRPSEFAATWHDATRFVEQRLGSYCHGDPRRGVVRIVLPSAEPEKDTSLEGMLEAQRDGGRVYERLPTTLWRSLAPTAIRNRLEHGIKAAFDPRHVLNPGILGEMT is encoded by the coding sequence GTGACCGCGCCGTCGACGGCAACGACGAGCCCGACTTCAGTCGCCGAAGTGCGCGAGTGCGTGCGTGACGCCGCGGCGCAATCGCGCCCTCTGCGGATTGTCGGTGGTGGCAGTTGGCTCGATGCCAACCGCCCTGTGCGCGCCGATGACACGCTCGTTATGCGCCGCGTTGCCGGAATCGTCGAATACGAGCCCGGCGATCTCACATTGACGGCCCGCGCCGGTACAACCCTCGATGAGATCATGCGTGCCACTTCCGTCCACGGACAGTGGCTCACACTCGATCCATATGGAGACGCTTCACAAGCGACGATCGGTGCGACGATCGCGACCGCCTCATACGGCCCACTCGCGCATCACTTCGGTACGCCCCGTGACATGACCCTCGGTGTCGAATTCGTAACCGGAGCTGGTGACATCGTGCGCGGCGGCGGACGCGTGGTGAAGAACGTCGCCGGTTTCGACCTCACGAGACTCGTCACGGGCTCATGGGGATCGATCGGGGTGATAACGGAAGTGACGCTGCGCCTCCGCGCGCTGCCTGGTGTGCAGGCAACGCTCGCGATCGACATCGGCGGTGGTGGCGATGAAATCGAGCGCGTCCGCTCGGGTCTGCATCGCATGCCCTTTGTTCCCCTCGCGGCCGAGTTGCTCGACGGCGCGCTGGCCCGCCGGCTCATAATCGGAAATGGTCCCGCCGTTCTGCTGGTTAGGCTCGGCGGCAACGACGACGCCGTGGGCGCGCAATGTGAGCAGCTCCGAAACGTCGGCGATGCGCACGATGTCGATCCCACCGTTTGGCAGAATCTTCGGTCCGCAGAGCCGGCACGCGCAGCGGCATTGCGGCTCTCCCGGCGGCCTTCGGAGTTCGCCGCAACCTGGCACGATGCAACACGGTTCGTCGAGCAGAGGCTGGGGAGTTACTGCCACGGTGACCCCCGACGTGGCGTCGTCCGTATCGTGCTGCCGAGTGCAGAGCCCGAGAAAGACACGTCGCTCGAAGGAATGCTCGAAGCGCAACGCGACGGCGGGCGCGTGTATGAACGCCTCCCGACGACGCTCTGGCGCTCACTCGCACCGACCGCAATCCGCAATCGGCTCGAGCATGGTATCAAGGCGGCGTTCGATCCACGCCACGTGTTGAATCCTGGAATCCTCGGAGAAATGACGTGA
- the aroB gene encoding 3-dehydroquinate synthase: protein MDPVEVELPTYRVLIARGALAEIGRVAAATARAHRYAVISDESVAPLYSGRVRAALGEGRTRLYTIPPGEEQKTRATWSTLTDLMLADGFGRDAAVIAVGGGVVGDLAGFVASTYMRGVPYIQVPTTLLAMIDASIGGKTGLDTPAGKNLVGAFYQPAAVVVDPDVLRTLPQEHLRAGLAEAIKHGVIADAGYFDYVVGAAPDIVAGSRSAAAALERVVVRSVSIKADVVKRDEREGGVRKTLNFGHTIGHAIELRSDFRMLHGEAVAVGMVLESRVAERLGIAEPGTTDRLRQGIERTGLPAARPRNQTPDEILSATRGDKKVRGGVVEYALPARIGAMAGGDRGWGTAVSDDIVLEVLQ from the coding sequence ATGGATCCGGTCGAGGTTGAGCTTCCGACATATCGCGTGCTCATCGCGCGAGGCGCACTCGCCGAAATCGGACGCGTGGCGGCCGCGACGGCCCGGGCGCATCGCTACGCTGTGATCTCCGACGAGAGCGTCGCCCCACTCTACAGTGGGAGGGTGCGCGCCGCACTGGGCGAAGGCCGCACTCGACTTTACACGATTCCACCCGGCGAGGAGCAGAAGACGCGAGCGACGTGGAGCACTCTGACAGATTTGATGCTCGCCGACGGGTTCGGACGTGACGCGGCGGTCATCGCGGTGGGCGGTGGCGTCGTCGGCGATCTCGCCGGTTTCGTTGCGTCGACGTACATGCGCGGAGTGCCGTACATCCAAGTGCCGACGACCCTTCTTGCGATGATCGACGCTTCGATCGGTGGGAAGACCGGCCTCGACACGCCTGCCGGCAAGAATCTCGTCGGCGCGTTTTATCAGCCAGCGGCTGTCGTCGTCGATCCGGACGTGCTTCGCACGCTGCCCCAGGAGCATCTGCGCGCCGGCCTCGCGGAAGCAATCAAACACGGCGTCATCGCCGACGCCGGCTACTTCGACTACGTCGTCGGCGCCGCGCCCGACATCGTCGCTGGCAGTCGCAGCGCTGCGGCTGCGCTCGAGCGCGTGGTTGTGCGTAGCGTCTCGATCAAGGCCGACGTCGTGAAGCGTGACGAGCGGGAAGGTGGAGTTCGAAAGACGCTCAACTTCGGCCACACCATCGGTCACGCCATCGAGCTCCGCAGCGATTTTCGCATGCTCCACGGTGAGGCAGTCGCGGTGGGAATGGTGCTCGAGAGTCGCGTCGCGGAGCGGTTAGGCATCGCCGAACCGGGAACCACTGATCGACTTCGCCAAGGAATCGAGCGCACGGGTCTGCCTGCCGCGCGTCCCAGGAACCAAACGCCTGACGAGATTCTCTCGGCGACACGCGGTGATAAGAAGGTGCGGGGCGGAGTCGTCGAGTACGCGTTGCCGGCGCGCATTGGCGCGATGGCCGGCGGCGATCGCGGCTGGGGCACTGCGGTGTCCGACGACATCGTGCTCGAGGTTCTGCAATGA
- a CDS encoding 3D domain-containing protein — MTRRLQHRLGALASLGALSSGLALATLALGIVIAFGIRDEQRAAAHARAAAEVVAATPIPRAAPMEPVPLEGVLVLAATKSWTKTMHRPLRAGEPVPVLVTAYCLSGTTRRGRYVRPGIVAADRKLFPLSRYIELYAGEKYLGRFLIDDTGSKIRGAHIDVWVPTCREATIFGRQHGTAMLLPRPELQVVQAGAAK; from the coding sequence ATGACTCGGCGGTTACAGCATCGCTTGGGCGCGCTCGCCTCGTTAGGCGCGCTCTCGAGCGGGCTCGCCCTCGCGACGCTGGCGCTCGGTATCGTGATCGCCTTCGGCATTCGGGACGAGCAACGCGCCGCGGCCCACGCACGAGCCGCCGCCGAAGTCGTTGCTGCCACACCCATCCCGCGCGCCGCGCCCATGGAGCCGGTTCCGCTCGAAGGAGTCCTTGTTCTCGCCGCAACGAAGAGTTGGACGAAAACGATGCATCGGCCGCTCAGAGCAGGAGAGCCGGTGCCCGTGCTGGTGACCGCTTATTGTCTGAGCGGCACTACACGGCGCGGGCGTTATGTTCGGCCCGGGATCGTCGCTGCGGATCGAAAGCTCTTCCCGCTGTCCCGATATATCGAGCTTTACGCCGGTGAGAAGTATCTCGGTCGCTTTCTGATCGATGACACCGGATCGAAGATTCGCGGCGCCCATATCGATGTCTGGGTGCCGACCTGCCGAGAGGCGACGATCTTTGGCCGCCAGCACGGAACGGCGATGCTCTTACCTCGGCCGGAGCTCCAGGTCGTGCAGGCGGGGGCCGCGAAGTAG
- a CDS encoding FAD-linked oxidase C-terminal domain-containing protein, which yields MTTTDGVIESERGAIDGALAERLAKMVGHRRVLLRPGELLAYSSDGLPGYVKRPSVAVFPGTGDEVIAVVRELARSHVPFVPRGAGTGLSGGALADNVVLLGLNRLTRVLSVDAENQLAVVEPGVVNVALSRAVSAHGLLYAPDPSSQAACTIGGNVAENAGGPHCLKYGVTLNHIVALKVVLPNGDVVTLGNAAGESEGYDLLGAFVGSEGCFGVAIEITVRLARIPEAIRTLLADFNSIDAAARAVSAIIASGILPAALEMMDAATIHAVEASIYAAGYPTDAAAVLLVELDGPVAGLEADLAAVVRLSREAGARTVRVAADEAERAKLWQGRKKAFGAMGRISPHLVVQDAVVPRTKLPETLARVHEIGERYGVTVCNVFHAGDGNLHPNIGYDANDPDQASRVHAAMREIMRACIDAGGTISGEHGIGIDKLPYMDAIFSSESLRAMCSLRDVFDPERRANPGKVVPIHSCREWHMAPAARATAERA from the coding sequence ATGACGACCACGGACGGTGTGATTGAGAGCGAACGGGGCGCGATCGACGGCGCGCTCGCCGAGCGTCTGGCGAAGATGGTGGGTCACCGTCGAGTCCTGTTGCGTCCCGGTGAACTGCTCGCCTATAGCTCCGACGGGCTTCCCGGATACGTCAAACGACCCTCGGTGGCGGTGTTCCCGGGGACGGGCGACGAGGTGATCGCTGTCGTCCGCGAACTGGCGCGCAGCCACGTACCGTTCGTGCCGCGCGGCGCGGGCACCGGTCTCTCCGGCGGCGCACTCGCCGATAATGTCGTCCTCCTCGGGCTTAACCGCCTAACGCGCGTCCTGTCGGTGGACGCCGAGAACCAGCTCGCGGTCGTCGAGCCTGGCGTGGTGAACGTCGCGCTCTCGCGCGCAGTGAGCGCACACGGTTTGCTGTACGCGCCCGATCCGTCGAGCCAGGCCGCTTGTACGATTGGCGGTAACGTCGCTGAAAACGCCGGCGGTCCACACTGCCTCAAGTATGGCGTGACCCTCAACCACATCGTCGCACTCAAAGTCGTTCTACCTAACGGCGATGTCGTCACGCTCGGCAACGCCGCCGGCGAGTCTGAGGGCTACGATCTGCTCGGCGCATTCGTGGGCTCCGAGGGCTGCTTCGGCGTCGCGATCGAGATCACGGTGCGACTCGCCCGCATCCCCGAAGCGATCCGCACGCTACTTGCCGATTTCAACTCGATCGATGCGGCCGCCCGCGCCGTCTCGGCGATCATCGCGAGTGGTATTCTCCCCGCGGCACTCGAGATGATGGATGCGGCGACGATTCACGCCGTCGAGGCGTCCATCTACGCCGCCGGTTACCCGACAGATGCCGCCGCCGTGTTACTCGTGGAGCTCGACGGTCCTGTCGCCGGCCTCGAGGCCGATCTCGCGGCAGTCGTTAGGCTCTCGCGCGAAGCAGGCGCGCGCACCGTTCGCGTTGCCGCCGACGAGGCAGAGCGCGCAAAGCTCTGGCAGGGTCGCAAGAAAGCCTTCGGCGCGATGGGCCGGATCTCTCCTCACCTCGTCGTACAGGACGCCGTCGTACCGCGCACGAAGCTGCCCGAGACGCTCGCGCGCGTCCATGAGATCGGTGAGCGGTACGGCGTCACCGTGTGCAATGTCTTCCACGCCGGCGACGGCAACTTGCATCCCAACATCGGCTACGACGCGAACGACCCCGACCAGGCGTCTCGCGTGCACGCGGCGATGCGCGAGATCATGCGTGCATGCATCGACGCCGGCGGCACGATCAGCGGCGAGCACGGCATCGGCATCGACAAGCTTCCATACATGGATGCGATCTTCTCCAGCGAGTCGCTCCGCGCCATGTGCTCGCTGCGCGATGTGTTCGACCCCGAGCGTCGCGCCAATCCCGGCAAGGTGGTGCCGATTCACTCGTGCCGCGAATGGCACATGGCGCCTGCCGCGCGTGCAACCGCGGAGCGTGCGTGA
- a CDS encoding cob(I)yrinic acid a,c-diamide adenosyltransferase: MRIYTRTGDSGDTGLFGGGRVAKSHPRVEAYGDVDELNAAIGFARSIEQLPRIDEVLVPIQRDLFAIGALLATPDREKMRQHLEKARVDADRITQLEYAIDEGDGELEPLKSFIVPGGSPKAAALHVARTVCRRAERRVVALGESEKIPDVVVIYLNRLSDLLFTLARVANRRAGTGEVTW; this comes from the coding sequence GTGCGCATCTACACCCGTACTGGCGATTCCGGAGACACCGGCTTGTTTGGTGGCGGACGTGTCGCCAAGAGCCACCCACGCGTCGAAGCCTACGGCGACGTCGACGAGCTCAATGCAGCGATCGGATTCGCCAGATCGATCGAGCAGCTGCCGCGCATCGATGAAGTGCTCGTTCCAATTCAGCGCGATCTCTTCGCCATTGGCGCATTGCTAGCAACACCCGACCGCGAAAAGATGCGCCAGCACCTCGAGAAGGCACGCGTCGACGCCGACCGGATCACGCAGCTGGAATACGCGATCGACGAGGGGGATGGTGAGCTCGAACCCCTAAAGTCCTTCATCGTTCCCGGTGGCTCACCAAAAGCGGCGGCCCTGCATGTCGCCCGAACGGTCTGCCGGCGCGCCGAGCGACGCGTCGTCGCGCTCGGAGAGAGCGAGAAAATACCCGATGTCGTCGTCATTTATCTCAACAGGCTCTCTGATCTGCTTTTCACACTCGCGAGGGTGGCGAATCGCCGCGCAGGAACGGGCGAAGTCACATGGTGA
- a CDS encoding glycosyltransferase, with the protein MQHRTPVFIDRSGRRWQRIRRAAIVLGVITTAIGLTLGLSLLFAPNIPTLHPQSLTRKPIVRLTERARLLAKRRFQQALATSLRHVPPARHVTRMPSVPSNGQKRPPAGDPLIGGFFVNWDDNSYASLDANLRQLDLVVLEWAFVARGGDSLRVDTLSGKRAMARVLEEPVERRPRLMLMVSNFNSVAQQFGQHELQALLTRPAARARAIGQLTQVVRANGLAGVLVDFEAADNFPHLHELAMLFTRELRDSLRPLGKSVAYAVPASIDDRDLREIAGSVDQVFAMIFDEHYSGGDPGPVASQQFYADRARAIAAIVPRDKLILMVGAYGYDWNDRNGKIAADEATFQDVMRVLRDSGAVVRMDRASLNPVVTFESPDSTDHEIWYLDGVTAYNQIKVAQSLGVAGVAFWRLGSEDPSLWRALDDDGHLLSPERLTTALPGYDPEIDGEGEILRIRAQPVAGTRRIRVDSTNGLIVGQEFTSYPTPYIVQRFGAQEIHPHWVALTFDDGPDPSWTGPILDTLRSRGVKATFFVIGENADAHLPLLRRIYSEGHEIGNHTYSHPNLGLTGRKRTEIELDANERLIEAMLDRRTALFRPPYFGDAEPTTRNELVPVALATERGYITVGLHVDSEDWQNPPPDSIIKNVLDTRPEDPTDRGDCSDSLARGQRTTACNVVLLHDGGGNRANTLAALGPLIDSLRARGDTLVLVSQLAGLTRDEAMPPLGAMGGMERVLLIGGFGLLGIVEWLLFWIFTIAVVLGVGRLVVIGALALIQRIKRHQDRSLPTTFAPAVSVVIPAYNEEKVISQTIDSLLAQQYAGPLEIVVVDDGSRDGTYQQARATHGHHAQVRVFDKANGGKASALNFGIAHAQHEIIVALDADTLFMRDTIAELVQPLANEHVAAVAGNAKVGNRINLVTRWQALEYVTSQNLDRRAFSLLDCITVVPGAVGAWRRSVVHQVGGFREDTLAEDQDLTLAVRRAGFSVAYADGAIALTEAPDTLRALARQRFRWSFGTLQCAWKHRGTLFHRRYGTLGWIALPNVWLFQLLLPALSPIADLMFVFSLLSVWATRTSHGATYALVNLEQVLTYYAVFLLVDWAAAMIAFLMEPREDRQLTWLIFIQRFAYRQIMYWVVVKSFAAAIRGHVVGWGKLERKATVELEAMEAGRSA; encoded by the coding sequence ATGCAGCACCGCACCCCCGTCTTCATCGACAGATCCGGCCGGCGATGGCAGCGCATACGGCGCGCAGCCATCGTCCTCGGCGTGATCACGACCGCGATCGGGCTGACTCTGGGTCTGAGTCTGCTCTTTGCTCCGAACATCCCGACGCTTCACCCGCAGTCGCTCACGCGGAAGCCTATCGTTAGGCTCACGGAGCGGGCACGACTCCTCGCCAAGCGCCGCTTTCAGCAGGCTCTGGCCACGAGCCTCCGTCATGTTCCGCCAGCCCGCCACGTCACCCGGATGCCTTCGGTTCCGTCCAACGGGCAGAAGCGTCCGCCTGCAGGCGACCCACTGATCGGCGGCTTCTTCGTCAACTGGGACGACAACTCGTACGCGTCCCTGGATGCCAATCTCCGGCAGCTCGATCTCGTCGTTCTCGAGTGGGCATTCGTCGCACGAGGTGGCGATTCGCTACGTGTCGACACGCTGAGCGGCAAGCGGGCGATGGCGCGCGTCCTCGAGGAGCCGGTCGAGAGGCGGCCGCGACTGATGCTGATGGTGAGCAACTTCAACTCGGTCGCGCAGCAGTTCGGGCAGCACGAGCTGCAGGCGCTACTGACGCGGCCCGCGGCGCGGGCGCGGGCAATTGGGCAGCTCACGCAGGTGGTGCGCGCGAACGGACTCGCTGGCGTGCTCGTCGACTTCGAAGCGGCGGACAATTTCCCGCATCTGCACGAGCTCGCGATGCTGTTCACGCGCGAGCTCCGTGACTCGCTGCGACCGCTCGGCAAGTCCGTCGCTTATGCGGTTCCTGCCTCGATCGATGACCGTGATCTCCGCGAGATCGCCGGATCCGTCGATCAGGTATTCGCGATGATCTTCGACGAGCACTACAGCGGTGGCGATCCGGGCCCAGTGGCAAGCCAGCAATTCTACGCGGACCGCGCGCGCGCCATCGCTGCGATCGTCCCGCGGGATAAGTTGATACTCATGGTCGGCGCCTATGGCTACGACTGGAACGACCGCAACGGGAAAATCGCCGCGGACGAAGCCACGTTTCAGGACGTCATGCGCGTGCTCCGCGACAGCGGCGCCGTCGTGCGCATGGATCGCGCGTCGCTGAACCCGGTCGTGACATTCGAAAGCCCCGACTCGACCGACCACGAGATCTGGTATCTCGACGGCGTTACCGCGTATAACCAGATCAAGGTGGCGCAGTCGTTAGGTGTCGCGGGCGTGGCTTTCTGGCGACTGGGCTCCGAGGATCCATCGCTCTGGCGCGCACTGGACGACGACGGGCACCTGCTCTCCCCCGAGCGCCTAACGACAGCCCTTCCCGGCTACGACCCGGAGATCGATGGCGAAGGGGAAATCCTGCGCATTCGTGCCCAGCCGGTGGCTGGTACTCGGCGTATCAGGGTCGACTCGACGAACGGATTGATCGTCGGGCAGGAATTCACGAGCTATCCAACGCCGTACATCGTCCAACGCTTCGGCGCGCAGGAGATACACCCCCACTGGGTTGCGCTCACCTTCGACGACGGGCCCGATCCTTCCTGGACCGGACCGATCCTCGACACGCTCCGTTCACGCGGTGTGAAGGCGACCTTCTTCGTGATTGGCGAGAATGCGGACGCCCACCTGCCGCTCCTGCGGAGGATCTACAGCGAGGGGCACGAGATCGGGAATCACACCTATTCTCATCCGAATCTCGGCCTAACGGGCCGCAAGCGCACCGAGATCGAGCTCGACGCCAACGAGCGTCTCATCGAAGCCATGCTCGATCGACGCACCGCGCTCTTCCGGCCTCCATACTTCGGCGACGCTGAGCCGACGACGCGGAACGAGCTCGTTCCCGTGGCGCTCGCAACGGAGCGCGGCTACATCACGGTCGGACTACACGTGGATTCGGAGGATTGGCAGAATCCGCCACCGGATTCGATCATCAAGAACGTACTCGACACTCGACCGGAGGATCCAACCGACCGCGGCGATTGCTCCGATTCGCTCGCCCGGGGACAGCGCACCACGGCTTGCAATGTCGTGCTCCTCCACGACGGCGGCGGCAACCGCGCCAACACGCTTGCCGCGCTCGGTCCGCTCATCGATTCGCTACGCGCGCGGGGCGACACGCTCGTTCTCGTCTCTCAACTCGCCGGGCTCACGCGCGACGAGGCGATGCCGCCGTTAGGCGCGATGGGTGGGATGGAGCGGGTGCTCCTCATCGGCGGCTTCGGGCTTCTGGGTATCGTCGAGTGGCTCCTCTTCTGGATCTTCACGATCGCCGTCGTGCTCGGCGTTGGCCGGTTGGTGGTGATTGGAGCGCTCGCGCTCATCCAGCGCATCAAGCGGCACCAGGATCGCTCGTTGCCGACGACGTTCGCACCTGCGGTGAGCGTCGTCATTCCGGCATACAACGAAGAGAAGGTCATCAGCCAGACCATCGACAGCTTGCTTGCGCAGCAGTATGCCGGTCCGCTCGAGATCGTCGTCGTCGACGATGGCTCGCGCGACGGCACGTATCAGCAGGCTCGGGCGACGCATGGACACCACGCGCAAGTGCGTGTGTTCGACAAGGCCAACGGTGGTAAGGCAAGTGCACTCAACTTCGGCATCGCGCACGCGCAGCACGAGATCATCGTTGCCCTCGACGCAGACACGCTGTTCATGCGTGATACGATCGCGGAGCTCGTCCAACCCCTCGCCAACGAGCACGTCGCCGCCGTGGCGGGAAATGCGAAAGTTGGCAACCGGATCAATCTTGTCACCCGATGGCAGGCGCTCGAGTACGTGACGAGCCAGAACCTCGATCGGCGCGCCTTTTCGTTGCTCGATTGCATAACGGTCGTACCGGGCGCCGTCGGCGCCTGGCGTCGCTCCGTGGTGCATCAGGTGGGCGGATTTCGAGAGGACACACTTGCCGAAGATCAGGATTTGACCCTGGCTGTGCGGCGTGCCGGTTTCTCCGTCGCTTACGCGGACGGCGCCATCGCGCTTACGGAAGCGCCGGATACGTTGCGCGCTCTCGCGCGCCAGCGTTTCCGTTGGTCGTTCGGCACGCTCCAGTGTGCCTGGAAGCATCGCGGCACGCTCTTCCATCGCCGGTACGGAACCTTGGGCTGGATCGCGCTGCCTAACGTGTGGCTCTTTCAGCTGCTCCTGCCAGCGCTCTCGCCGATCGCCGATTTGATGTTCGTTTTCAGCCTTCTCTCGGTGTGGGCGACGCGGACCTCTCATGGCGCAACCTATGCCCTAGTGAATCTCGAGCAGGTGTTGACGTACTACGCGGTCTTCCTGCTCGTCGACTGGGCCGCTGCGATGATCGCGTTTCTCATGGAGCCGCGTGAAGACCGGCAGCTCACCTGGTTGATCTTCATCCAGCGCTTCGCCTATCGACAGATTATGTATTGGGTCGTTGTTAAATCGTTCGCGGCGGCAATTCGCGGTCATGTCGTCGGCTGGGGTAAGCTGGAGCGAAAGGCGACCGTGGAGCTGGAGGCCATGGAGGCAGGTCGCAGCGCGTGA